A window of Chloracidobacterium sp. N contains these coding sequences:
- a CDS encoding small ribosomal subunit Rsm22 family protein: MNASTLMNNDLLQHVERHLVGHLLGPEALAQYDRGPVGKAFLRPTASALVRLSDDFTRERQNLAEAAPGDYWHDTRRLAYLFHFLPRNYVKVARVLAELGGHPDVAKELTAKSRFTVLDVGCGPGTSALATLSFLAALQPAAFQVRIVLVEMSPAALQKATDLLRQAADWLNAERREAMTLHVTPHTGDAKSTGRYPPHAAADFIWLSNVLNECAPEDVPPAAWVRELVRDHLAPDGSLCVIEPALHASARAAMQLRDALLEDLSECGIFAPCTANGPCRMLAGQPERDWCHVALTWQPTPLVAQLDAMSGLSSRVQKFFYFVLRRDGKRATEARSGWTPWRVIGDLQREKGREKRLVCGPDRCTLLTRFKRDRHAGNEAFSTARRGDVLWLSSAPAPLADGLRLLPHIQVERQTVAPPTTE, encoded by the coding sequence ATGAACGCCAGCACCCTGATGAACAACGACTTGTTACAGCACGTGGAACGCCATCTGGTAGGGCATCTGCTTGGCCCGGAGGCGCTGGCCCAGTACGACCGTGGGCCGGTCGGTAAGGCATTTCTGCGCCCGACGGCCAGTGCCCTGGTGCGGCTTTCCGATGATTTTACCCGGGAGCGCCAAAACCTCGCGGAGGCTGCTCCTGGAGATTACTGGCACGACACGCGCCGTCTGGCCTACCTGTTCCACTTTCTGCCGCGCAACTATGTCAAAGTTGCCCGGGTGCTGGCCGAGCTTGGCGGGCATCCAGATGTTGCCAAAGAACTCACAGCAAAATCCCGGTTCACTGTCCTGGATGTGGGCTGCGGGCCGGGTACTTCGGCTCTGGCAACGCTGTCATTTCTGGCGGCATTGCAGCCGGCGGCGTTCCAGGTGCGGATCGTTCTGGTCGAAATGTCGCCAGCCGCCCTCCAGAAAGCGACGGACCTGCTGCGGCAGGCTGCCGATTGGCTCAATGCCGAGCGTCGTGAAGCTATGACGCTGCACGTGACGCCACACACCGGCGACGCCAAAAGTACGGGCAGATACCCACCGCACGCTGCGGCTGATTTCATCTGGCTTTCCAACGTTCTCAACGAGTGCGCCCCGGAGGACGTCCCGCCGGCTGCCTGGGTGCGGGAACTGGTCCGGGATCACCTTGCACCGGATGGCAGTTTGTGCGTCATTGAGCCGGCCCTGCACGCAAGTGCGCGTGCGGCCATGCAGCTTCGTGACGCGCTCCTCGAAGATCTTTCAGAATGTGGAATTTTCGCGCCCTGCACGGCCAACGGGCCCTGTCGGATGCTGGCCGGGCAACCGGAACGGGACTGGTGTCATGTCGCGCTGACCTGGCAACCAACGCCGCTCGTTGCACAGCTCGATGCGATGAGCGGGCTGTCCAGTCGCGTCCAGAAGTTTTTTTACTTCGTACTGCGGCGGGATGGAAAACGCGCGACGGAAGCTCGTTCGGGCTGGACGCCGTGGCGCGTCATTGGCGACCTCCAGCGTGAAAAGGGACGTGAAAAACGGCTTGTCTGTGGCCCTGACCGCTGTACGCTGCTGACGCGCTTCAAGCGTGACCGCCACGCCGGTAATGAAGCCTTCAGCACGGCCAGGCGGGGGGATGTCCTGTGGCTTTCGTCGGCGCCGGCGCCCTTGGCCGATGGGCTGCGGTTGTTGCCGCACATCCAGGTCGAGCGCCAGACCGTAGCCCCACCCACGACGGAGTAA
- a CDS encoding 5'-deoxyadenosine deaminase — protein MPTLRIIDGTLLTGGPHHQVINGDLYVQDGRITHLGKVPETADETLDASGCVVIPGFVQSHIHLCQTLFRGAADDLELLDWLKTRIWKFEAAHTPDSLRVSAQLAIAEMMSGGTTCAMTMESVHHTEAALEVVAETGFRAVVGKCLMDAGDEVPPGLRETTAQARTESLRLLDAWHGQAGGRIHMAFAPRFVLSCTETLLREVAALAREKGVRIHTHASESRDEVALVERLTGRRNLAHLHALGLTGPHVGIAHCIWLDETEQELLAETGTHVLHCPSSNLKLGSGIAKVVEMLERGISVSLGADGAPCNNRLDAFTEMRTAALLQKMRCGARKLTALDAFQMATWHGARALGLENEIGSLDVGKAADIAVVTLDTLHAAPHPDPLSALVYAAMASDVRHVVIAGRVVVRDGALTTLNAADVQAQARREFTALAVRAGVA, from the coding sequence ATGCCGACGCTGCGGATTATCGACGGCACACTGCTCACGGGCGGCCCACACCACCAAGTCATCAACGGCGATCTCTATGTGCAGGACGGCCGCATCACGCACCTGGGCAAAGTTCCTGAAACAGCCGATGAGACACTCGATGCCTCCGGGTGCGTGGTGATACCGGGTTTTGTCCAATCGCACATTCATCTGTGCCAGACTCTGTTCCGGGGTGCGGCCGACGATCTTGAACTTCTCGACTGGCTGAAGACGCGCATCTGGAAGTTCGAGGCCGCCCACACACCTGACAGTCTCCGGGTTTCGGCGCAACTCGCCATCGCAGAAATGATGTCCGGTGGGACGACCTGCGCCATGACGATGGAGAGTGTCCACCACACGGAAGCGGCCCTGGAGGTCGTTGCCGAAACCGGTTTTCGCGCGGTTGTCGGGAAGTGCCTGATGGATGCCGGCGATGAAGTGCCCCCGGGCCTTCGTGAGACGACAGCGCAGGCGCGTACTGAATCCCTCCGCCTGCTCGACGCCTGGCACGGCCAGGCCGGGGGCCGGATTCACATGGCCTTTGCGCCCCGCTTCGTTTTGTCGTGCACCGAAACGCTGTTGCGGGAAGTGGCAGCCCTGGCGCGTGAAAAGGGCGTACGCATCCACACGCACGCTTCGGAAAGCCGGGATGAAGTGGCGCTGGTCGAACGTCTGACCGGACGGCGAAACCTGGCACACCTGCACGCGCTGGGCCTGACCGGCCCCCACGTCGGCATCGCGCACTGTATCTGGCTTGACGAGACCGAGCAGGAGCTTCTGGCCGAGACCGGAACCCACGTGCTGCACTGCCCGTCCTCAAACCTGAAACTCGGCTCCGGCATCGCCAAAGTCGTGGAAATGCTGGAGCGCGGTATTTCAGTTTCCCTGGGCGCCGATGGCGCACCGTGCAACAACCGGCTCGATGCCTTCACGGAAATGCGGACAGCCGCGCTGCTTCAGAAAATGCGCTGTGGCGCGCGAAAACTCACCGCGCTGGACGCCTTTCAGATGGCAACCTGGCACGGAGCACGGGCGCTTGGACTGGAGAACGAAATTGGCAGTCTTGACGTGGGAAAAGCGGCCGATATAGCCGTCGTGACGCTTGACACCCTGCATGCCGCGCCGCATCCCGATCCACTCTCAGCCCTGGTCTATGCGGCTATGGCTTCTGACGTACGGCATGTGGTCATTGCCGGTCGCGTCGTCGTCCGCGACGGAGCGTTGACGACACTCAATGCCGCAGACGTGCAGGCCCAGGCACGGCGTGAGTTTACCGCCTTGGCGGTGCGGGCTGGTGTGGCCTGA
- a CDS encoding M20/M25/M40 family metallo-hydrolase, with protein MSKPAAPYRFLTACFVLLVLAGFGGSSPLPSNLDAVSVVQLKRHLSFLASAELGGRYTLSAGNRIAARYLAAQLEAFGYRGAATDGSFFQKIPFVTRTGGQDSRLMLEGAPKPFVHGEDFILRDPAATLPNLSLEAEMVFVGYGASHPKMDAYQMVNAEGRIVLCLASGTPDVLAGESLPNDWREKAALEHGAQAMLLIPDEKLAEGWAQAAAYVRRRSVPRVRPKASAAKPDQPAIPTFLLSPAAAESFLSPFNLTLAQVHEAARTGAALPSVAAQRRCTIRTTENERVEYSQNVVGILDGADPKLKQEFVVLSAHYDHLPAQGDVIFPGADDDGSGTAAVLELARVFAEGERPKRSIFILFNTGEEMGLLGSGYFTDQEPLVPLEAIVANFNIDMIGRSRAPGDDRRENAELTDRDSVFLIGPDKHSRQLFELSEQTNAATVQLRLDYTYNDEAHPMRLFYRSDHWNFAKRGIPIVFYFTGLHADYHRPTDTVDKIDFEKMVRITKLVYATAWRTANREQRFDLDVWKSRERATPNR; from the coding sequence ATGTCGAAACCTGCTGCCCCATACCGTTTTCTGACCGCGTGCTTCGTCCTGCTCGTTCTGGCCGGCTTTGGTGGCTCGTCGCCGCTTCCGTCCAACCTGGATGCCGTCAGTGTCGTTCAGCTCAAACGGCATCTTTCCTTTCTGGCCTCAGCCGAGCTTGGCGGGCGCTATACCCTCAGTGCCGGCAATCGCATCGCAGCGCGTTATCTGGCTGCCCAGCTCGAAGCCTTTGGCTACCGGGGGGCAGCCACGGACGGCTCGTTTTTCCAGAAAATTCCATTTGTGACGCGAACCGGCGGGCAGGACTCCAGGCTGATGCTGGAGGGTGCCCCAAAACCCTTTGTCCATGGCGAGGACTTCATTCTGCGCGATCCGGCGGCAACCCTGCCCAATCTGTCGCTGGAAGCTGAGATGGTCTTTGTTGGGTACGGGGCATCCCACCCAAAAATGGATGCTTACCAGATGGTCAATGCCGAGGGACGGATTGTTCTCTGCTTGGCAAGCGGCACGCCGGATGTTCTGGCCGGGGAAAGCCTGCCAAACGATTGGCGCGAGAAAGCGGCTCTGGAGCATGGCGCACAAGCCATGTTGTTGATCCCGGACGAAAAACTGGCTGAGGGGTGGGCGCAGGCAGCGGCTTACGTCCGTCGCCGGTCCGTTCCGCGGGTGCGCCCGAAAGCCTCCGCTGCAAAGCCAGACCAGCCAGCCATTCCAACCTTCCTGCTGAGTCCAGCCGCGGCTGAGTCCTTTCTGTCCCCGTTCAATCTCACCCTCGCACAAGTGCACGAAGCAGCCAGAACCGGTGCAGCGTTGCCATCCGTTGCCGCCCAGCGCCGCTGTACCATCCGCACGACCGAAAACGAACGGGTCGAATACAGCCAGAATGTCGTCGGTATCCTCGATGGCGCTGATCCAAAGCTCAAGCAAGAGTTTGTCGTTCTCAGCGCCCACTATGACCACCTGCCGGCGCAGGGTGACGTCATTTTTCCCGGAGCCGACGACGACGGCTCCGGGACGGCAGCCGTTCTGGAGCTGGCCCGGGTGTTTGCCGAAGGTGAGCGCCCAAAACGCTCGATCTTCATCCTGTTCAACACCGGCGAGGAAATGGGACTGCTCGGCTCAGGCTACTTTACCGACCAGGAACCACTCGTGCCGCTGGAAGCCATTGTGGCGAACTTCAACATTGACATGATCGGCCGCTCCCGCGCGCCCGGTGACGACCGGCGTGAAAATGCCGAACTGACCGACCGCGACAGTGTCTTCCTCATCGGGCCGGACAAACACAGCCGCCAGCTCTTTGAGCTAAGCGAGCAGACCAATGCCGCCACAGTTCAGCTTCGGCTTGACTACACCTACAATGACGAAGCCCATCCGATGCGGCTTTTCTATCGCAGCGACCACTGGAACTTCGCCAAACGTGGCATCCCGATTGTTTTCTATTTCACCGGTTTGCATGCCGACTACCACCGACCGACCGACACGGTGGACAAGATTGACTTCGAGAAAATGGTCCGCATCACCAAGCTGGTCTATGCAACGGCCTGGCGAACGGCCAACCGTGAGCAGCGTTTCGACCTCGATGTGTGGAAAAGCCGGGAGCGCGCCACACCAAACCGGTAA
- a CDS encoding polyprenyl synthetase family protein encodes MIEAYFAEKVPEVNRWLDQLMPPVTTPPPRIHEAMRYSLMAGGKRLRPILVLAAGEVFGGAPERLYPVACAFEMVHTYSLIHDDLPAMDNDDLRRGMPTCHKQFDEATAILAGDGLMTHAFRILAEMDAPAEQKVRVIRELAVRSGTVEGMIAGQIVDLEAEGKPIDAGRLAFIHRAKTGALIRGALVCGGIVADATESDLALLSAYGDRVGLAFQIADDILDETATAEQLGKTPGKDAAAGKATYPALYGLEASRKQAESLAEEAIEVLAPLGQRAELLIAMARFVVHRTS; translated from the coding sequence ATGATTGAAGCCTACTTCGCGGAAAAGGTTCCCGAAGTCAACCGCTGGCTTGACCAACTCATGCCGCCAGTGACGACCCCGCCGCCGCGCATTCACGAAGCCATGCGGTACAGTCTGATGGCTGGTGGCAAGCGGCTGCGCCCCATACTCGTGCTGGCTGCTGGCGAGGTTTTTGGCGGCGCACCAGAGCGGCTCTATCCAGTGGCCTGTGCCTTCGAGATGGTTCATACCTATTCTCTCATCCACGATGACCTGCCGGCCATGGACAACGACGACCTGCGGCGGGGTATGCCAACCTGCCACAAGCAGTTTGATGAAGCGACCGCCATTCTGGCCGGAGACGGGCTGATGACCCATGCGTTTCGGATTCTGGCTGAAATGGATGCCCCTGCCGAACAAAAAGTGCGCGTCATCCGGGAACTGGCCGTTAGGTCCGGTACGGTTGAAGGCATGATTGCCGGCCAGATTGTTGACCTCGAAGCCGAAGGAAAGCCCATTGATGCCGGGCGGCTGGCATTCATTCACCGGGCCAAAACCGGCGCGCTCATCCGTGGGGCGCTGGTTTGCGGCGGGATTGTCGCCGATGCCACCGAAAGTGACCTGGCACTCCTGTCCGCCTACGGCGACCGGGTGGGGCTGGCTTTCCAGATTGCCGATGACATTCTCGACGAAACGGCCACGGCTGAGCAGTTGGGCAAAACCCCCGGCAAGGACGCGGCAGCCGGCAAGGCGACCTATCCGGCGCTGTACGGGCTGGAGGCTTCGCGGAAACAGGCCGAGTCCCTGGCTGAGGAAGCCATTGAAGTGCTTGCGCCGCTCGGCCAACGGGCGGAACTGCTCATCGCGATGGCGCGCTTTGTCGTACACCGCACTTCGTAG
- a CDS encoding DUF4351 domain-containing protein: MAYDNLCKYLAETYPAAFVRWLARHYPELPHDMEAAEVEVLKTELPVEPIRADFVTFIRAAGVLLHIEFHLDPASDPPLAFRMLEYWVRLFRRYRTPARQVVLLLKSTPAAREMPSTFTAGMTHHGFHVLRLWEVEATELLDDEALLPLAVLGKADSDEALLRETAARVEQMTDASQRANVSACAQVLAGLRFDRELIRALFREEAMRESVIYQEIIERGLAQGVERGLAQGIERGLAQGVERGLAQGSHLEAIRLARTLLERRFGPLPESIAAQIGLLSREQAENLAVETLNFDSLDAVRTWLALQPTTSEVTENPDKPS, from the coding sequence ATGGCGTACGACAACCTGTGCAAGTATCTGGCAGAAACCTACCCGGCGGCTTTCGTCCGCTGGCTCGCCAGGCATTATCCTGAGCTTCCACACGACATGGAAGCCGCTGAAGTCGAGGTTCTCAAAACCGAACTGCCCGTCGAGCCGATTCGCGCCGATTTCGTCACCTTCATCCGGGCCGCAGGCGTGCTTCTGCACATCGAGTTTCACCTCGATCCGGCTTCCGACCCACCGCTGGCGTTTCGGATGCTGGAGTACTGGGTGCGTCTTTTCCGCCGCTACCGCACTCCGGCCCGGCAGGTGGTTCTGTTGCTGAAGAGTACACCGGCGGCCCGGGAGATGCCCAGCACGTTCACAGCCGGTATGACACACCATGGTTTCCACGTGCTGCGTCTGTGGGAAGTTGAAGCGACTGAACTTCTGGATGACGAAGCTTTGTTGCCGCTGGCTGTTCTCGGAAAAGCGGACTCCGACGAGGCACTTTTGCGGGAAACTGCGGCGCGGGTCGAGCAGATGACAGACGCCAGCCAACGCGCTAACGTGTCAGCCTGTGCGCAGGTGCTGGCCGGATTGCGCTTTGACCGGGAGTTGATCCGGGCTTTATTTCGGGAGGAAGCGATGCGGGAATCGGTCATCTATCAGGAAATCATCGAACGTGGGCTGGCGCAGGGTGTCGAACGCGGGCTGGCGCAGGGCATTGAACGCGGGCTGGCACAGGGTGTCGAACGCGGGCTGGCGCAGGGCAGTCACCTGGAAGCCATCCGGCTGGCCCGCACGCTGCTCGAACGCCGTTTTGGCCCGCTCCCGGAAAGCATCGCTGCCCAGATTGGCCTGCTGTCACGGGAACAGGCCGAAAACCTGGCTGTCGAAACTCTGAACTTTGACAGCCTCGACGCGGTACGTACCTGGCTGGCCCTCCAGCCCACGACTTCCGAAGTCACCGAAAACCCGGACAAGCCTTCGTAA
- a CDS encoding TlpA disulfide reductase family protein, with product MRYIMSYIMSWFLVLFLAAGASVAATQSGVKRDTPRPGNSSSEEAAPAPDFTVPSLTDDTSIRLSSLRGKVVVMNFWASWCPPCRAEFPLLAKLYNQYKERDVVLLSLNLAEEAETARHFIQQTAPPFPVYAGAIAAAKYNASRLPTTYFIDRAGRIRRQVSGFHPKRTEAEFSSLIDELLAEPAPVAQP from the coding sequence ATGCGATACATCATGAGTTACATCATGAGTTGGTTTCTGGTGCTGTTTCTGGCCGCAGGCGCATCCGTTGCCGCCACCCAGTCCGGGGTCAAGCGGGATACTCCCCGCCCCGGAAACTCCAGTTCCGAAGAGGCAGCGCCAGCGCCGGATTTCACAGTGCCAAGCCTGACCGATGACACCTCCATCCGCCTTTCTTCCCTGCGCGGCAAGGTGGTGGTCATGAACTTCTGGGCAAGCTGGTGTCCACCCTGCCGCGCCGAATTCCCGCTTCTGGCCAAGCTCTATAACCAATACAAGGAACGGGATGTCGTTTTGTTGTCGCTCAACCTGGCCGAAGAAGCCGAAACGGCGCGTCATTTCATCCAGCAGACAGCGCCGCCCTTCCCCGTGTATGCCGGCGCCATCGCCGCCGCCAAGTACAATGCTTCACGGCTGCCGACGACCTATTTCATTGACCGGGCCGGGCGCATCCGGCGGCAGGTTTCCGGGTTTCATCCCAAGCGCACGGAAGCTGAATTCTCCAGCCTTATTGATGAGCTTCTGGCCGAGCCGGCCCCGGTGGCCCAGCCATGA
- a CDS encoding DUF4351 domain-containing protein — protein sequence MAYDNLCKYLAETYPAAFVRWLARHYPELPHDMEAAEVEVLKTELPVEPIRADFVTFIRAAGVLLHIEFHLDPASDPPLAFRMLEYWVRLFRRYRTPARQVVLLLKSTPAAREMPSTFTAGMTHHGFHVLRLWEVEATELLDDEALLPLAVLGKADSDEALLRETAARVEQMTDASQRANVSACAQVLAGLRFDRELIRALFREEAMRESVIYQEIIERGLAQGVERGLAQGSHLEAIRLARTLLERRFGPLPESIAAQVALLSREQAENLVVETLKFDSLDAVRTWLAVQPTTSEATEDPSSPS from the coding sequence ATGGCGTACGACAACCTGTGCAAGTATCTGGCAGAAACCTACCCGGCGGCTTTCGTCCGCTGGCTCGCCAGGCATTATCCTGAGCTTCCACACGACATGGAAGCCGCTGAAGTCGAGGTTCTCAAAACCGAACTGCCCGTCGAGCCGATTCGCGCCGATTTCGTCACCTTCATCCGGGCCGCAGGCGTGCTTCTGCACATCGAGTTTCACCTCGATCCGGCTTCCGACCCACCGCTGGCGTTTCGGATGCTGGAGTACTGGGTGCGTCTTTTCCGCCGCTACCGCACTCCGGCCCGGCAGGTGGTTCTGTTGCTGAAGAGTACACCGGCGGCCCGGGAGATGCCCAGCACGTTCACAGCCGGTATGACACACCATGGTTTCCACGTGCTGCGTCTGTGGGAAGTTGAAGCGACTGAACTTCTGGATGACGAAGCTTTGTTGCCGCTGGCTGTTCTCGGAAAAGCGGACTCCGACGAGGCACTTTTGCGGGAAACTGCGGCGCGGGTCGAGCAGATGACAGACGCCAGCCAACGCGCTAACGTGTCAGCCTGTGCGCAGGTGCTGGCCGGATTGCGCTTTGACCGGGAGTTGATCCGGGCTTTATTTCGGGAGGAAGCGATGCGGGAATCGGTCATCTATCAGGAAATCATCGAACGTGGGCTGGCGCAGGGTGTCGAACGCGGGCTGGCGCAGGGCAGTCATCTGGAAGCCATCCGGCTGGCCCGCACGCTGCTCGAACGCCGCTTTGGCCCGCTCCCGGAAAGCATCGCCGCCCAGGTTGCCCTGCTGTCACGGGAACAGGCTGAAAACCTGGTTGTTGAAACTCTGAAATTCGACAGCCTTGACGCGGTACGTACCTGGCTGGCCGTCCAGCCTACGACTTCCGAAGCGACTGAAGACCCGTCCAGTCCTTCGTAA
- a CDS encoding TetR/AcrR family transcriptional regulator — protein MKCPLTVGSELGIALPKQERSRRTREKLILAAAQLFEERGFEKTTSNDIAAAAGVSIGSFYAYFSDKRQILLLLFEQLISERLDAVFSNFTEEDLTGGDLRGCIERCIHRTFANKAATPGLTRLIYDLAPKDEAVGALCRRLMEDSVENLEKLLRKAMALGLTGLTDPHTAATTIVHAVEAVARKCVFEDELPEKDWPPYIICLTDMTYGFVFGAGSQLPA, from the coding sequence ATGAAATGTCCTCTGACCGTTGGTTCAGAGCTTGGAATCGCATTACCAAAGCAGGAACGCAGCCGTCGCACCCGCGAAAAGCTCATCCTGGCTGCTGCCCAGCTCTTCGAGGAACGAGGCTTTGAGAAAACAACCTCCAATGACATCGCGGCAGCCGCCGGTGTCAGCATTGGATCGTTTTATGCCTACTTCTCAGACAAGCGGCAGATTCTGCTTCTGTTGTTTGAGCAGCTCATTTCTGAACGCCTGGACGCCGTCTTCAGCAATTTCACCGAAGAAGACCTGACCGGCGGCGATCTTCGGGGCTGTATCGAACGCTGCATTCACCGCACCTTTGCCAACAAGGCGGCGACGCCAGGGCTGACCCGTCTCATCTACGATTTAGCCCCCAAAGATGAAGCCGTTGGGGCGCTGTGCCGGCGCCTGATGGAAGATTCAGTGGAAAACCTTGAGAAACTGCTCCGCAAGGCCATGGCGCTGGGGCTCACAGGCCTGACCGACCCGCACACGGCAGCGACAACCATCGTCCACGCCGTCGAAGCCGTGGCCCGCAAATGTGTCTTTGAAGATGAATTGCCGGAAAAGGACTGGCCGCCTTATATCATCTGTCTGACGGATATGACCTATGGCTTTGTCTTTGGCGCCGGGTCTCAGCTTCCGGCATAA